Proteins encoded together in one Dasypus novemcinctus isolate mDasNov1 chromosome 9, mDasNov1.1.hap2, whole genome shotgun sequence window:
- the DPH2 gene encoding 2-(3-amino-3-carboxypropyl)histidine synthase subunit 2 → MESTFSSSAEEVLRREAGAAGLLTPPADVDRVYELERVVGFVRELECQRVALQFPDQLLGDAVAVATRLEKITGSKMFILGDTAYGSCCVDLLGAEQAGAQALVHFGPACLSPPARPLPVAFILGQRPVALELCAKAFEAQNPDPTAPVVLLSEPACAHALEALATLLRPRYLDLLVSSPALPLPVGFLSPEPKPLERFGRRFPLAPGRRLEEYGAFYVGGSETSTDRDLDPDLSRLLLGWAPGRPFSSCCPETGQAQDEDTQARRLRARRHYLVERARDARVVGLLAGTLGVAQHREALAHLRNLTQAAGKRSYVLALGRPTPAKLANFPEIDVFVLLACPLGALAPQPSSTFFRPVLAPCELEAACNPAWPPPGLAPHLTHYADLLPGSPFHVPLPSPDSELWDTTDVSLITGDLRPVHAWNPSNGPGYSTLVPRPQLELAESSPAASFLSSRSWQGLEPRLGQTPVTGAVSGRRGIAISYEDEGSS, encoded by the exons ATGGAGTCTACGTTTAGCAGCTCCGCCGAGGAGGTGCTGCGGCGGGAGGCGGGCGCCGCGGGGCTGCTCACTCCTCCCGCGGATGTGGACCGGGTGTATGAGCTTGAGCGAGTGGTTGGATTTGTCCGCGAGTTGGAGTGTCAGCGG GTGGCTTTGCAGTTCCCCGACCAGCTTTTGGGAGATGCTGTGGCTGTGGCTACACGACTAGAGAAGATCACGGGATCAAAGATGTTCATTCTGGGGGACACCGCCTATGGCAG CTGTTGTGTGGACCTGCTGGGTGCTGAGCAAGCAGGAGCTCAGGCCCTTGTACATTTTGGCCCTGCCTGTTTGAGCCCCCCAGCCCGGCCACTGCCTGTTGCCTTCATCCTTGGTCAACGTCCTGTGGCCTTGGAACTCTGTGCCAAAGCCTTTGAGGCCCAGAACCCGGACCCCACAGCGCCTGTGGTGCTGCTGAGTGAGCCAGCCTGTGCCCATGCACTGG AGGCCTTGGCCACTCTCCTGCGCCCACGGTATCTGGACCTGCTTGTCTCCAGCCCAGCTcttcccttgccagtgggcttcCTCAGTCCAGAGCCCAAGCCCTTGGAGCGTTTTGGACGCCGCTTCCCCTTGGCTCCAGGAAGGCGTCTGGAAGAGTATGGTGCTTTTTATGTGGGGGGCTCTGAAACTAGCACTGACCGTGACCTCGACCCAGATCTGAGCCGGCTACTCCTGGGCTGGGCACCAGGGCGGCCCTTCTCCTCCTGCTGCCCAGAAACAGGGCAGGCTCAGGATGAGGATACCCAGGCTAGACGACTAAGGGCACGCAGACATTACCTGGTGGAGCGGGCCAGAGATGCCCGTGTGGTGGGGCTGCTGGCGGGCACATTGGGCGTGGCCCAACATCGTGAGGCCCTGGCACACTTGCGAAACCTGACTCAAGCTGCTGGCAAACGCAGCTACGTATTGGCCCTAGGGCGGCCTACCCCTGCCAAGCTTGCCAATTTCCCTGAGATAGATGTTTTTGTACTGTTGGCTTGTCCTTTGGGTGCCCTGGCCCCCCAACCATCTAGTACCTTCTTCCGGCCTGTGTTGGCGCCGTGTGAGTTGGAGGCTGCCTGCAACCCTGCCTGGCCACCTCCTGGCCTGGCCCCTCATCTCACACATTACGCGGACTTGCTGCCTG GTTCTCCCTTCCACGTGCCCCTCCCATCACCTGACTCAGAGCTGTGGGACACCACAGATGTGTCACTTATTACTGGGGACCTCCGACCTGTCCATGCCTGGAACCCATCTAATGGCCCTGGATACTCAACCCTGGTTCCACGGCCCCAGCTGGAGCTGGCTGAGAGCAGCCCTGCAG CCTCATTTCTTAGTTCCCGGAGCTGGCAGGGGCTGGAGCCTCGCCTGGGTCAGACACCAGTTACAGGAGCTGTGAGCGGAAGACGAGGGATTGCCATTTCCTATGAGGATGAGGGAAGCAGCTGA